The genomic region AATCGCCCAGGCCAAAAGCACTTGGGCCGGCGTCTTCTTCACTCGCCGCGCGATGCCCGTGACGATAGGATCGTCCACCAACTTGGGCTCCATGCCGTGCCCCAGCGCCGCGAAAGCCTGCAGCACAATGCCGTTGGATTTGCAATAGTTCAGCAGCTCCCATTCCGGCAAATACGGATGGCTTTCGACATGCACCACCGCTGGCTTGATCCGCGCGGCGGCAAACACCTCTTGCGTCTGCGCAAGCCCCACGTCCGACAATCCAATGGCCTTGCACAGGCCCGCGTCCACCAATCCCTCCATCGCCCGCCACGTATCCAGTAGCGTTACCCCTTGGTCATAAATCACATTGCCGGCGGCATCGCGCGGGTCCTGCTCCTCGCCGGGCTGGAAAGCAAACGGCGTGTGAATGAGATACAAATCGACATAGCCGAGTTGCAGCTTCTTCAGGCTAGCCTCGCAAGCGGGTTTGACGCGCTCCGGCCGATGGTTGGTGTTCCACAGCTTGGTGATGACAAACACGTCGTCTCGTTTGATCTTGCCCGCGTGGAATACCTCCTGCATCGCTTCGCCGACTTCTCGCTCGGTCCGGTAACGTTCCGCCGTGTCGATGGTGCGAAACCCCGCCTCCAGCGCCGCCTTGGTTGCAGTGCGCGTGGCCACCGGGTCGGGAATGAGCGTGCCAAAACCGAGCGCCGGCATGACGCCGGAACCATGCCCCAGCGGAAGTTTCGTGTAGCGAAGATCGTCAGGCTTTGCCATGTTCTCGCTCCTTCTTTCAGAACCCCCTCCCATTGGGAGAGGGCAGGGTGAGGGGTGCTGGGAATCAGCGAAACCGAAACAGCCTCTCAGATGATTCCCGGTTTTCTGCAAAATCAATCCGCCTCACGTCCCGCCTATTTTCCCGCGCGGCGGGCAGAATAACTAGCCGGGTGGCTGGGTGGCCTAGTGCCGTGTGTCTGGGTCAAATCCGCCGCGCCTTCGTTGCGCCAGCCCATAAAGCCGGCGATGGCATCGCCGGTAGATAAATACTGCAAGCAACCACCAGACGAACCGCAATCGCCCACCGACCTTCGCTTCCACCCAACCACTGCTGGACAAGCCAGCAGTGGCACCAGTGCACGCTCGATTGATGCTGCAAGCCAGAATTAGATTTGTGCTGTTCGCTTGCCAAACTCTGGTTCTATCTTAGCACTGCTGGACAAGCCAGCAGTGGCACCACTGCGGCAACAGTCGGTCAACCAGGGGACTTTATTGTGGTTGGATGGCTACAAAGTAGAAGGTTTCCACTTCGTCAGTGGGATGATTTCCCATTTCCACTGTGCAAACTGAGAAACCTTTTTCAGAGACGTTGTAAACGGATGCCACATAGCTGCGATTGTAACTAGCTACGAGCGGCATCACGACAACCATCGGCGCTTCTGCAAATGTGTTAGGTTTGAAATTCACGATTGTTTCGCCCACCTGCCCCGGATTCATGGTCACATTGGGACTCCCAATTACGGATTTGTCCTTCCTATTCACCTTGCCTGTAACAACAATTGGAAGACTTGTCACGACCTGATTTTTGAGCTGTTCCGCTGCAACATTTTTAGCATTACCCAGTCTGCTAAATTCATCTTCCAGATTTACGATCTGTTCTCGTATTTGACCTTTAAATTCTTCATCGAGCTGCTTCTGCACTTCACGGGGAATCAAGAAAAAGTGATTCAGCCCAAAATATGCACAGACACCGGCAACGAGACTTCCAACCAGCCACTTCGCAATCCAGATCTGCCATTCGAGGTCAGAGACTCTTTTCTCAAATGTATCGGCCATTGGATTTGCCCTCATTGAAGGTAGTGTGAAATGCCGCACTGGCACCATTGATGCCTTGCCCAGCAGTGTCCTAAATTAAACGGCGTATTGGCATCGATCAACGCACATCTTTTCCCCGCTTGTAGAATCTATCGAGCGGCTGGTCACGATGAGCTAAGAAGTCCGGCATTTTGCAGCGCCTATCCATCGAACCAAATCAGCAGTAAAATTGCGATTTAGCTTCCCTCTCCGTTCGACGGACCGCGCCGCTCCCCCAGGAATCTTCATGAGCACCCAGCCGTTTGTTCATTTGCATTGCCACAGTCATTACAGTTTGCTCGATGGGGCCAGCCCCATCGACAAGCTCATCGCTCGGGCGAAAACGTTGGGCATGAATGCGCTGGCGCTGACCGATCACGGCAATTTGCACGGGGCGCTGGAATTTTATCAGCGGGCCAAGGCCGAAGGCATCAATCCCATTCTCGGTTACGAAGCGTACGTGGCCCCTGACAGCCGGCTGAAAAAAGATACCGGCAATTTGAAGGAGGCCAGTTACCACCTGACGCTGCTGGCCCAAAACCGCACCGGCTTTCGCAACCTCATCAAGCTGGCGTCCAAAGCGTATTTGGAAGGCTTTTATTTCAAGCCCCGCATCGACCGCGAGCTGCTGGAGCAATATCACGAAGGCATTATTTGCTTAAGCGGCTGCGTTTCCAGCGAATTCAGCAAGGCGATTCTCAAAGGGGGCGGGAAAGAAGAGCAGTTCATCGCCGAGGCTAAGGAAATTGCGGCTTGGTTCCACCAAATTTTCGGCGAACGGTATTTCATCGAAATCCAAAACAACGGCCTGGAAATTCAACAGCGCCAAATGGAAGGCGCGCTGGAAGTCGCCCGGCAAACGGGCCTGCCGCTGGTCGCCACTAGCGACGCCCATTACGTGAATCAGGAAGATTCCGACGCCCAGGACGTGATGCTGTGCATTAACACGGGCAAGTTCCGCTCCGACACCAACCGCATGCGGATGGACACCAACCAATTTTTCCTCCGCAGCCCGGCCCAAATGTACGAAGCGTTCCCCGGCCTGGACGAAGCGCTGAAGCAAAGCCAGTTGATCGCCGACAGTGTGAACATCGAACTGGAACTGGGCAAGCGGCATTTCCCCAACTTCGCCCCGCCGGAAAGTAAAACGCCCACTGATTATTTGCGCGAACTGTGCGTACACGGCCTGAAAGAACGCTATGCTAACCGGTCCGATCGAATTGTCGAGGGCGAGTTAGCGCCGGATGTTATTGCCCGGCTCGATCACGAGTTGAACGTCATCAACACGCTCGGCTTCCCGAATTATTTTCTCATCGTGTGGGATTTTGTTCGCTATGCCCGCGAGCAAGGCATTCCCGCCACGGCGCGCGGCTCGGGCGTGGGTTCGCTCGTGGCTTACGCATTGTATCTGAGCCACGTGTGTCCGCTGGAATTCGATTTGTTGTTCGAACGGTTTTTAGATTTGAATCGACGCGAAGCGCCTGATATCGACATCGATTTTTGCAAAGACCGCCGCGGCGAAGTCATTCAATACGTCAAAGAAAAATACGGCGCCGACAACGTGGCCCAAATTGGCACCTTCGGCACGCTGGCGGCCCGGGCGGCCATTCGCGATGTCGGCCGGGCCTTGGGCATGCCCATTCCGCGGGTCGACGCCATTGTGGCCACCGTGCCCAACGCGCTAAACATCACGCTCGACGAAGCACTCCAGCAAAGCGCCGACATGAAAAAAGCCTACGACTCCGATGCTGAAACTCGCGAGCTGCTCGATCTGGCTCGCAAAATCGAAGGCCTGGCCCGCAACGTCGGCACGCATGCCGCGGCCGTGGTGATTGCCGACCGTCCGCTGACCGAATACGTGCCGCTGTGCCGGGTGCAAAACAAAGACGAAATTATCACGCAATGGGCCATGGAAGACGTGGAGCGGGCGGGCCTGTTGAAAATGGATTTTCTCGGTCTGCGCAACCTGACGGTTCTTTCCAAAGCGGTCGATTTAATTGCGCAGACGACAGGCAAAAAAATCGACCCGTATCAATTCCCACTCGACGACAAGGAAACGTTCGCCCTGCTTTCGCGCGGTGAAACCAAAGGCATTTTCCAACTCGAAAGCGGCGGCATTCGCGACCTATTGCAAAAGATGAAGCCCGACCATTTCCGCGACATCATCGCCACCAACGCGCTGTATCGTCCGGGGCCGTTGGAAGGGGGCATGGTGGACGATTACGTGCAAGTCAAACTCGGCCGCAAAAAGGCCGTGTACCTGCACCCGGTGATGAAAGACGTGCTGGAAGAAACGCACGGCGTGATGGTGTACCAGGAACAAGTGATGCGCATTTTGAATCGCCTGGGCGGCATCGATTTGGCCGACGCGTACACCTGCATCAAAGCCATCAGCAAAAAGAATTTGCCGAAGATCGCCAAGTTCCAGGAAGATTTCATCGCCGGCGCGGTAAAGCAAGGGCTGAGCGAAAAGCAGGCGGACGAATTATTCGGCCTGATCGCCAAATTCGCCGGCTACGGCTTCAACAAATCGCACAGCACGGCCTACGCGCTGATCGCCTACATGACGGCGTATTTGAAGGCGCACTATCCGTTGGAATTTATGGCCGCGCTGTTGTCCGGCGACATCGACGGGCGAAACTTCAAAAAGAAAGATTCGCTCGTCGAGCATTTGGACGATTGCCGCCGCATGGGCCTGGCGGTGCTGCCCCCCGACGTGAACGCTTCGCAGGCCGATTTCACCGTGCAGGAAGGCAAAATCGCCTTCGCGCTGGCGGCCATTAAAGGCTGCGGCGGATCGGCCGGTCACGCTATTACCGCGGCCCGGCAGGCTGAAGGGCCGTTCCAAAGCCTGTTTGATTTTTGCGAACGCTGCGATCCTTCCGTCGTCAATCGCACCGCGCTGGAAAGCTTGATCAAATCAGGCGCGTTCGATCAACTTTCCAAGCACGGCAATCGCGCCGCGTTGTGGGCCTCGCTCGATCGCGCTTTGCAAGCC from Pirellulales bacterium harbors:
- the dnaE gene encoding DNA polymerase III subunit alpha codes for the protein MSTQPFVHLHCHSHYSLLDGASPIDKLIARAKTLGMNALALTDHGNLHGALEFYQRAKAEGINPILGYEAYVAPDSRLKKDTGNLKEASYHLTLLAQNRTGFRNLIKLASKAYLEGFYFKPRIDRELLEQYHEGIICLSGCVSSEFSKAILKGGGKEEQFIAEAKEIAAWFHQIFGERYFIEIQNNGLEIQQRQMEGALEVARQTGLPLVATSDAHYVNQEDSDAQDVMLCINTGKFRSDTNRMRMDTNQFFLRSPAQMYEAFPGLDEALKQSQLIADSVNIELELGKRHFPNFAPPESKTPTDYLRELCVHGLKERYANRSDRIVEGELAPDVIARLDHELNVINTLGFPNYFLIVWDFVRYAREQGIPATARGSGVGSLVAYALYLSHVCPLEFDLLFERFLDLNRREAPDIDIDFCKDRRGEVIQYVKEKYGADNVAQIGTFGTLAARAAIRDVGRALGMPIPRVDAIVATVPNALNITLDEALQQSADMKKAYDSDAETRELLDLARKIEGLARNVGTHAAAVVIADRPLTEYVPLCRVQNKDEIITQWAMEDVERAGLLKMDFLGLRNLTVLSKAVDLIAQTTGKKIDPYQFPLDDKETFALLSRGETKGIFQLESGGIRDLLQKMKPDHFRDIIATNALYRPGPLEGGMVDDYVQVKLGRKKAVYLHPVMKDVLEETHGVMVYQEQVMRILNRLGGIDLADAYTCIKAISKKNLPKIAKFQEDFIAGAVKQGLSEKQADELFGLIAKFAGYGFNKSHSTAYALIAYMTAYLKAHYPLEFMAALLSGDIDGRNFKKKDSLVEHLDDCRRMGLAVLPPDVNASQADFTVQEGKIAFALAAIKGCGGSAGHAITAARQAEGPFQSLFDFCERCDPSVVNRTALESLIKSGAFDQLSKHGNRAALWASLDRALQAGAAKLADKRAGQKGLFDDDSAEPQTSGDGEALANVPEWPEKERLSYEKEVLGFYLSSHPLEEHHDLLATHCSHTTAEIASLPQRTEVTLGGMLSAVKISYTKNPRPGSTHTKYAMFDVEDLEGIIRCILWPEDFAKFGQLVQAEAILAVRGVVDRRAGSEESNIIVNELLPLEELRRRGTKGILIRVNEETHGPAALEQLRELAAEFPGDAELNLLLCLADGHRLQLKSDSLRVEVNAELRQRIEQLLGPGNVRVLTAPPRPSSAGPHPSYFSPRAAAAAKN
- a CDS encoding aldo/keto reductase, whose translation is MAKPDDLRYTKLPLGHGSGVMPALGFGTLIPDPVATRTATKAALEAGFRTIDTAERYRTEREVGEAMQEVFHAGKIKRDDVFVITKLWNTNHRPERVKPACEASLKKLQLGYVDLYLIHTPFAFQPGEEQDPRDAAGNVIYDQGVTLLDTWRAMEGLVDAGLCKAIGLSDVGLAQTQEVFAAARIKPAVVHVESHPYLPEWELLNYCKSNGIVLQAFAALGHGMEPKLVDDPIVTGIARRVKKTPAQVLLAWAIQRGTALLTTSKIPSQIQENFDVSAIPDDAVREISEGIKTRVRLNSVVQTGVPGFIPRAK